From the Gossypium hirsutum isolate 1008001.06 chromosome A02, Gossypium_hirsutum_v2.1, whole genome shotgun sequence genome, the window AAACTTACATTATCACATTGCTGAGCAAGCTTTATTTTCTCTACTAATTTAGCTTTGGCATATTGCGCCTCTCTGATTTGTTCAAACAACACTACTTAATTTTTAACTCAGCTAATAGGTTATCATTATCGCAAATACTTAACTAAACGAACATTGCTCTCAATTCAATTGCCAACTTCTAGGTTAaatcatcaacaacaacatttgttTTCCCAGGATGGTAATCGATtatacaatcataatctttcaacaatttaatTCTATAACTTTGTCTCAAATTTAGCTCCTTTTAAGAGATAAGATATTTGTATGATCcgtataaatatgacacctttcaccatacaaacagtgtctccaaatcttttgAGCAAACATCACAATGACAGCTTTAAATTGAGCGTCGGGTAATTGTATTCATACGATTTTAACTGTCAAGATGCATACACAATTACTTTATCATCATGCATTAGGACACAGCCTAAgccattcaacgaagcatcattGAATACCATAAATTCCTTCCCTGATTCACGTAAGGTCAAGATCGATGCTGCTGTCAACATGGCCTTCAACTTTTAAAACTCTCTTGACACTTCAAGAGGAGAGTTGCCCCCGTTTACTCATATTTGGTTTTGCGTTAAAAGATTGTGTAATTCCTAGATTTTTGGTTATTGCGTTAGGGATATTGGACTCCTTCAATGAAGTTGTTATTCCCTAATAAGCTTGTGTAGGCTGATAACAAAACACAAAAATCTCCCTTGTAttgtaaaactttcaaatttattCAAGCACCACCCTATCGTCGTGCAACCCTTAACGATGGATTTTCCGGTTGCAGTATGCTTGATTACCATCGGTTAGCAAGTGGAAAACCATTTCCAAGAAGGAATTGCCCCATCTCACTCTATTCAATTTCATGTTAGAAGATTGTGTAACACCTAGATATTAGGTTATTGCGTTAGGGATATTAGACTCCTTCAAGGAAGTTGTTATTCCTACATCAGCTTGTGTAGACTAATAACAAAACACAAAAATCTATAATGGGTACCAAAAGAGCTTGGGATTTGGGAATCTCCCTTGTAttgtaaaactttcaaatttattCAAGCACCACCTTATCACCATGCAACCCTCAATGATGGATTTTCCGATCATAGTGCCCTTGATTTCCATCGGTCAGCAAATGAAAAACCATTTTCAAGAGGAGAGTTACCACATCTCACTTGTATTCGATGTTGCTTGGTTATTGTGTTAAGGATTTTGGactatttcataaaagttgtcaTTCCCTTATAAACTTGTGTAAACTAATAACAAAACAATATTTTGGTATTTGttttatatcattttgtttcttttaaattttttatattcaaaataattattatattattttccaAAATATTTAAAGCTTGTCCATTATTATTTGTACTTTCAGATTGACATTTCCATTtagaatttcatattttgttatggacttttaaaacatattaatttgtgtttaatttatttgaaacctatataaaccatttaaattccaattttccatctattttttttaatttttataattatatacaaaattctatatttttaatatatattttatttttatatttaaatatattaattaaaattcaaaataggaaattacttaaaatgtttttaaattgtatataaaactttggtttaaaattattaatagataaaatgttggaaatgtttttttctttaaattaattgaaaatttcgtTATTTATATTGTTAAGGGTAAAATTTTCTGAATCTAAAAATAGGACCCCCACATAAATAAACTATATGAATTTTGTTATTAAGATATCACAAACAGAGGTGATTACAGATTGGGTCAAGTCAGGTCTCAATgcaattttaggttatttttagatTTGAACTTAGTTTGACTtgaaaaataaggttaaaatttttttaaagtttgatttggataaaaatgttaaaatttaaatttagcttGGTCGcttgtattaaatttttataatattatttttatataaaaataaatttaaaaaatataatatatcaactacactaaaaatattaaaataatatttctcaacaaatcgaatataaatttaaaaatatatttatacttaaataatattaaaataaatgtaacttaacaaacaaatgcttcaaaaataatagtaaaataaaataataattatacaatatacaaataataataataaaatagtaacaatataatatcaaaatgacagtaaaataataaaacataacagcaaaacaatgaaaacaacaacaaaatacatcagcaaatttttctatttttaattcaaattaaactcGTATCAAACAAAATTTACTCGAATCCTGAACCATTTAAAAAAActgattttcattttttatcaaaCCCTTTTTTGGATTTATGTTTTAATCTAAATACTCGAGGTTTAAACTTTTCCTAATATTTTATCTCCGAGCTGACAGTAAAAACTCTCAGAAATTAGGGGCAAGGGGTTTTCCACTCGAAAGTTTTATCCCCAGAAAGAAAAAACCGAAGCAATGGTTGTTGAAAAATGCAATTCAACTGCTGTCTGGTCGTGAGAAATCAATCTCTGAAACTCACGATATAGAAACACAATTCTGAGGTTTTTCTGGTTTCCATAAGATTTTCCAGGATTTCTTCCTTTGCTCTTTTGGGTCTGCTATTTTCTCTGAGTTTTTATTGCTCTCCATCGATATGGTTGCATCAAAATCTTCCGATCCTTACTCAGCCAAACACCCTTTTCCTAATTTCTTCTCTTTCTGGAGAAAAGCAAAGAAACCCAACGAAGATTCGCCACCATGGACCAGACTATATCGAAGGTTTACACTGAAAGAGCTCCGCCTTGCAACCGACAACTTTGGGTTGAAAATAGGCCAAGATAGTCATTATAGTGTTTACAAGGGTTTCATCAATGGCGGCTTTAATGAAACGGTTGCTATCAAGATGTATGATAATAATTCACTCATTAGCCACCGCTATTTTCTGAGCGAGATGGAATTGCCATGGAAGCGAGATCACCCCAATGTCCTTTCTCTCATTGGTTACTGCATCCAGGGATCACAGAGGTATACTGTGTTTGAATATATGCCCCATGGAACCCTCCATGGCCAACTTCATAGCAAAAACGACTCAAAGACCCTGTTATCTTGGAAAAAAAGGCTTGAAATTTGCATTGGAGCTGCTCGTGGAATAGAGTTCTTACATTCAGGTAACCCCTTGATCATCCACAGGGCCATTAAACCTTCCAACATTCTTCTAGACAATAATTGGTTTGCTAAGATTTCCGACTTCAACTTTTCCAAGATGGTTCCAACAAGGTTGTCAGATTCGGATAGTCATGTCAGCACCGACATATGTGGCACTCTGGGGTATATAGACCCTGAATATATTGTGAGTGGTCTTCTCACACTGAAATCCGATGTTTATAGCTTTGGGGTTGTTTTGTTTGAGGTTTTATCTGCAAGAAAACCAATGGAAAGAAGCATACTAGAGGAACAAGGGATAAACGTAATGCAATGGTGGAGACAGTGCGTAGAAGATGATAGGGTTGGTGACATCATGGATCCTCGCATGAAGGTTGAGGTGGCACCAGATTGTTTAAAAGCATACGCTGATATAGCGTATAAATGCTCAAACGAACGAGGAAGTGAACGACCATCAATGGCGGATGTGGTGAAAAGGCTTGAGCTGATCTTGTTGTTCCAGGAATGTTTTGAAGCTGATTTACCTTTCTCACCATCTTGGCTAGCATCTATTGCACCTTCCCCAAAGAAGAATGAGCCTCTGTCTGGGGTTGAGTTCCAAGACTCGGACATCTCCGTCTCCGATTACAACTCGGAAGAGCTTCTTCGTGATTGAAAAGTTTCAGTATTGTTGCCCGAAAATGGTGcaactatcaacaattatttatGAATTGAGCCATTTGGTTGCTTAggagcttaatttgcaaaaattggATTTAGATTCATTACAGTTGATGCAGTCCTTTAAACTTCTGAGTAGCATTCCAATGCTtctaaaaactaaaatttgatcAAGAGAGAAATGGAATCTTTTGTTgaaaggaaaagctaaaattcCAAACTTTGGGGACTGGGTTTAGCTCAGTCGCTTTACGGTGGCATTTTCTGTTCCTTAAATTTGATGATTTCCTTTGATGACACTGACGCTATCCTGTTCTTCAACCTGCAATCATTTGTAGAACATTGTCAAAAAGGAATCTCTTGTCCTGTGAAGATATAACCTTTTAAGAATCTTTAAAGGATTATTATCCTCCCATCGAAAAATCCGTTTATAATCTTATCAAAAATATATATCCATTCAAAAATTTCAGGCATGGAAAAGCTGCAGGGGTCTGCTAAACACGAAATTGATGAAGACTCGAGTGAAAGGAAAATCAACTTGGTGTATCATTTATGATTGTAGTAAGGAAAGTGGAGATACTTTAGTTGTCATTTTCTATTAAGGACTAAGTAAACAAATAGATGTTAAGCAGTTAAGTAGTTAAAATAGTTATTCTATTAAGAAATAGTTAAAGCAGTTCAAGTCCTGTATAAATACTGCATGATTAGTCTCTATGAATCATCTTTTAATGGGGAATAAAATCCATATATTTGGTTTATTCTTGTGCTGCGTTTTTCTAAATTGTATCAagctaagattttttttttccttctttccttTCGTCTTTCTCTGAGAATTATGGCTCCAAAAGTTATTGCAGATTGTCATCATAATTCTTCAAATGGCATTGGAGAGCAAGTCAATTTTCCTTGTTCAGATCTTGTTTCTGTAACTTCTATTGTTGGAAAGAAGGTTCAACATTTTCCTAAACAAGACACCGTTAAACTTTGTAAAAGCAATTTTCTTCCATGGAAGCACCAAATCATGTTGATTCTTGAAGGTTATGGTGTGCAAGATTTTGTTTTAGGAATTATCAGTGTTCCTGCTTAGTTCGTTGTTGATACTGATAGGTAGTTAGTCAAGAATTTTGATTATGTCTTGCATGTTCAACAAGACAAGTTATTAGCTTCTTGGCTACTTTCGACTGTGTCTGATGAGATCTTGATCCATCTTACTAATGCTCGTACTAGTTTTGATGTATGGGCTACAATTAAAAGAAAGTTTGCCACCAAGTCTATTGTGAAGATATCAAGTCTACGACATGCGTTGTATTCCCAAAAGAAAGGTCATTTGTCCATTAAAGATTATTTGGCAAAGATTAAGTCAATGAGTGATACGTTGGTTGCTGCAAGAAGCATAGTATCAGAACAAGAACAGGTCAGCATCATTCTTGCAGGGTTATCAGTTGAATATGAGTCCGTAAGAGTGGTAGCCTTAGCCACTTGTCTTTCCCTTGATCTATTAACTGAAATGCTACTAGACTATGAAGCACGGCAAGATGAGTTCTTGGTTAACATTACAGTCCAAGCTAATTTGGCTAGTAAACAAGCCCGTAAAGGTGCAGGATCATCAAAGAATTTTGGTTATCAGAATCATAGACAACAATACTATAGTGGTGGTTTTCAGCAACAAAGAGGCTTCCATCGTGGTAGGAGTCGCGAGGGTCAGTTTTCTCACACTCGCCCCCAATGTCAACTATGTGGTAAAAATTGCCATATTGTCCAAAAGTGTTACTATAGATTTGATGAGAGTTTTGCAGGTGTTTCTGATGAAGGACAGTCCATGTTCGTGAATCATAATCAACTTCTTAATTTAAGGTAGGTAGAATGGTCTGCTTCAAATTATGCAATGCATCAATTTTGCAATCGAACTCCTGTTTCTCAAGACTGTGGTGGTCAACCAGGCTGTCATTTTTTAGCAACTTCCACAAATGATGCTGGTCAACTTCAGTACCTAGATTCAGGTGCCACAAACCACATTACCAATGATGTCTCGACACTTACTCATCATACTGAGTATACAGGTACGAGTTAACTTTTGATGGGCAATGGTGCTCCTGTTCCTATCGCTCATGTAGGGACTTCCTCGATCGTTACTGGTAGTAGGTTATTACATCTTAAACATGTTTTACATGTTCTAAATGTCAGCAAAAATCTAATTTATGTAGCACAGTTTGTAAGGGATAATCAGGTGTTTTTTAAGTTTCATCTCTATCATTGTTTTGTGAATGACATCAAGAGAGGGACAGTTTTGCTGGTGGGTCACATCCATAAAGGGTTGTACCAGTTTGATACATCACCACCACAAGGAGTTTTTGTTGGTTCTGGTGTTGGTTTTTAATGTGCACATACTGCTGAGGTCTTCCTCAAGGTAGCTCCTATTCTGAGTTCGAGTTGTGGCACAAAATCCTTGGCCACCCATGCACAAAAGTTATTCATCAAGTACTTCGAAGTTATAATCTTTCTCTAAATAAATCCACACTACCTAAGATGTGTACTCCTTGTCAGCTAGGAAAGTCACATAAACTGGTTTTCAGTAACTCTCAGACTGTATATTCTTCACCCTGTGAACTTGTTGTGATAGATTTGTGGGGACCAGCTCCTCTTTCTTCTGAAGGCTGTCTCTATTATTTATCCTTTGTAGATGCATATAATAGATATACTTAGATGTATCTTTTAAAGTCAAAATTTGAAGTTCTTGCCAAGTTTTTTCAGTTCTACACGTTTGTGGAAGTTTAATTTGGGTGCAAAATTAAAATGCTCCAAAGTGACTGGGGTGGTGAGTACAGAACATTGGCTACTGTCCTTTCTCAGCTTAGTGTCAAACATAGGTTGACCTGCCCTCACACTTCTGAACAGAATGGAATCGTTGAAAGAAAACATAGACATTTGGTAGCATAAACTTTAGTATCGATCTCGAACTTGCACCTATCTTGGTTATAGTCCTAACCATAAAGGCTATAATTGTCTTGATGACAGTGGTAGGATTTTTGTGTCCAGGCACGTGGTTTTTTATGAAGCCTTCTATCTATTTGCCAAAACAGAGGCTCCAAATACAAAGACCGGCCTATCAATGCTGCATCAACAATCAAGTGTTCCTTTGCTACAGAAAAATTTGAGAGAATGGTCTTCTGGTGTGGCTGCTACTCATTCTAATTCTAATGCTGCTGGTATTTTAACTGCTTAGTCATCTAGTCTTGGTGTTTCTAACCTATTGTCTAGTGCTGATGATGTACTGCATGCTCGAGTCTCCTTACCTATTGGTCAAACTAATTTTTTAGCTACTCCATCTCCTGATAGTCAATTCGGTAGTTCTCTCAAGGTGTCACAAGAGGTGTCTCTCTCTAGTTCTAATTCGAGTTCAGCTTGTGTTCCTATAGATCAGCTTGGGGTTACTTCTACTTCTTCTGTTGCACCTAGTGGGTCCAACACACATCCCATGCAAACACGATTAAAATGTGGTATTTTTAAACCAAAGTTGTATGCTGCCAACTTGGATGAACATGAGCCTTTGACGATTGACGAGGCATTTTTGAGTCCTG encodes:
- the LOC107952168 gene encoding receptor-like protein kinase ANXUR2, translating into MVASKSSDPYSAKHPFPNFFSFWRKAKKPNEDSPPWTRLYRRFTLKELRLATDNFGLKIGQDSHYSVYKGFINGGFNETVAIKMYDNNSLISHRYFLSEMELPWKRDHPNVLSLIGYCIQGSQRYTVFEYMPHGTLHGQLHSKNDSKTLLSWKKRLEICIGAARGIEFLHSGNPLIIHRAIKPSNILLDNNWFAKISDFNFSKMVPTRLSDSDSHVSTDICGTLGYIDPEYIVSGLLTLKSDVYSFGVVLFEVLSARKPMERSILEEQGINVMQWWRQCVEDDRVGDIMDPRMKVEVAPDCLKAYADIAYKCSNERGSERPSMADVVKRLELILLFQECFEADLPFSPSWLASIAPSPKKNEPLSGVEFQDSDISVSDYNSEELLRD